The segment GAAGCCAGCAAGCACACCGCACATGGGGCTCGCAAACGCCACATGTCGTTCGTCGGCAAGCTGATGCGTGTCCAGGACCTGGACGCCATTCATGCCCTGCTGGAACAGATGGACAGCTCCACTCGCCAGTACAACGAGCGTTTCCACAGTCTTGAACGCTGGCGTGATCGGTTGATCGACGGCAACGACGAGGACCTCGAACGGTTCGTCAACGAATACCCGGAGACCGACCGCCAGCAGTTGCGCTCGCTGGTGCGCCATGCCCAGCACGAGAAGGCCAGGAACAAACCCCCTGCCGCTTCGCGCAAGGTGTTCAAGTACATTCGCGATCTGGACGAGCTGCAGCGCGGGCTGCGCTGATCGCGGCGGGGCCGCCATGCGGCCCCAGCCGACCCTCACGCCCCGGTACCGCCCACCGTGATCGCATCGAGTTTCAAGGTCGGTTGGCCTACTCCGACCGGCACGGACTGCCCGTCCTTGCCACATGTGCCTACCCCACTGTCGAGCGACAGGTCGTTGCCGACCATCGACACACGGCTCATCGCCTCCGGGCCATTGCCAATCAAGGTCGCGCCTTTGACCGGTGCGGTGATCTTGCCATCCTCGATCAGGTAGGCCTCGCTGGTCGAAAACACGAACTTGCCGCTGGTGATGTCCACCTGCCCGCCACCTAAATTCGCGCAGTAGATGCCCTTCTTCACCGAAGCGATGATTTCCTGTGGGTCACTCTCACCGGCTCGCATGTAGGTGTTGGTCATGCGCGGCATCGGCAAGTGGGCATAGGATTCCCGCCGACCGTTGCCCGTCACCGCCATGCCCATCAGGCGCGCGTTGAGCTTGTCCTGCATGTACCCCTTGAGCACGCCGTTTTCGATCAGGGTGGTGCACTCGGTTGGCGTCCCCTCGTCGTCCACGCTCAAGGACCCACGCCGACCTTCCAGGGTGCCATCATCGACGATGGTGCAGAGGCTGGACGCGACCTTCTGGCCTATCCGGCCGCTGAATGCCGAACTGCCCTTGCGGTTGAAATCGCCTTCCAGGCCATGGCCGACCGCCTCGTGCAGCAGCACGCCGGACCAGCCAGGCCCCAACACCACGGGCAAGGTGCCGGCAGGCGCGGCAACGGCTTCCAGGTTCACCAACGCCTGGCGCAGTGCTTCGCGGGCATAGCCCATTACTCGCTCCTCAGTGAAGAAGCGATAGT is part of the Pseudomonas parafulva genome and harbors:
- the yjgA gene encoding ribosome biogenesis factor YjgA, whose protein sequence is MVDSNDDAFDGEKSKTQIKRELHALVELGERLTTLKADTLARLPLTDELRKALAEASKHTAHGARKRHMSFVGKLMRVQDLDAIHALLEQMDSSTRQYNERFHSLERWRDRLIDGNDEDLERFVNEYPETDRQQLRSLVRHAQHEKARNKPPAASRKVFKYIRDLDELQRGLR
- the tldD gene encoding metalloprotease TldD, translated to MSQMLSTVSEQLLTPGGLTLDSLQSVLGELAGPGIDAADLYFQGQISETWALEDGIVKEGSFNLDQGVGVRAQAGEKTGFAYSNAINLEALTSAARAARSISRAGQNGTVQAFRAQDVTTLYPADNPLDVLSRAEKVELLKRVDAATRALDPRIQQVSVSMAGVWERILVAAADGSLAADVRPLVRFNVSVIVEQNGRRERGGQGGGGRTDYRFFTEERVMGYAREALRQALVNLEAVAAPAGTLPVVLGPGWSGVLLHEAVGHGLEGDFNRKGSSAFSGRIGQKVASSLCTIVDDGTLEGRRGSLSVDDEGTPTECTTLIENGVLKGYMQDKLNARLMGMAVTGNGRRESYAHLPMPRMTNTYMRAGESDPQEIIASVKKGIYCANLGGGQVDITSGKFVFSTSEAYLIEDGKITAPVKGATLIGNGPEAMSRVSMVGNDLSLDSGVGTCGKDGQSVPVGVGQPTLKLDAITVGGTGA